The following proteins come from a genomic window of Microbacterium lemovicicum:
- a CDS encoding MarR family winged helix-turn-helix transcriptional regulator yields the protein MANTSDEVDRIVEAWIAQRPDLDFSPLEVLSRVDRLSRHLDRARRDAFRRSELEPWEWDVLSALRRAGEDYQLSPKQLLQQTLVSSGTMTNRIDRLVARRLVRREADPDDGRSILVTLTDDGRIRVDAAITRLVDAEALLLDSLSRADRDRLAGLLRKLSLGFDA from the coding sequence ATGGCGAACACCAGCGACGAGGTCGACCGCATCGTCGAGGCGTGGATCGCCCAGCGACCCGACCTCGACTTCTCGCCGCTGGAGGTCCTGTCCCGCGTCGATCGGCTCTCCCGGCACCTCGACCGCGCACGCCGCGACGCCTTCCGCCGCAGCGAGCTCGAGCCGTGGGAGTGGGACGTGCTGTCGGCCCTGCGCCGCGCGGGCGAGGACTACCAGCTCAGCCCGAAGCAGCTGCTGCAGCAGACGCTCGTCTCGAGCGGCACCATGACCAACCGGATCGACCGGCTGGTGGCACGCCGGCTCGTCAGGCGCGAAGCCGACCCCGACGACGGGCGCAGCATCCTGGTCACCCTCACCGATGACGGGCGCATCCGCGTGGACGCCGCCATCACGCGTCTCGTCGACGCCGAGGCCCTGCTGCTGGACAGCCTGTCCAGGGCCGACAGGGACCGCCTCGCCGGCCTGCTCCGCAAGCTCAGCCTGGGGTTCGACGCGTGA
- a CDS encoding ABC-F family ATP-binding cassette domain-containing protein: MAHLLGGESLHLEYPTKVVFDSVTLGIAEGDRIGIVGRNGDGKSTLLGMLAGLVEPDGGRVTVRGGVRVGVLDQADTLADDDTIRSAVVGDRPEHEWAGDARTRDVLAGLLGDLPWESRLGDLSGGQRRRVALAHLLAQDWDVMFLDEPTNHLDVEAITWLAGHLKRRWPAGSGGLLVVTHDRWFLDEVCTMTWEVHDRIVEAFEGGYAAYILQRVERDRMAASSEARRQNLARKELAWLRRGAPARTSKPRFRIDAANALIEDVPEIRDKTALQSLALSRLGKDVVDLLDAGVSYGDHTVLRDVEWRIAPGERTGILGVNGAGKSTLLGLVAGSLAPTEGRVKRGKTVKVATLTQRLDELEAHLNDPVRVVLERLRTSYSFGTGSKTQELTPGQLLERLGFSSAQLSTPVKDLSGGQKRRLQLLLILLEQPNVLILDEPTNDLDTDMLAAMEDLLDSWPGTLIVVSHDRYFLERVTDNQFAILDARLRHLPGGVDEYLRLRALQDAAPTSSAGSAAAGPASGLSGADLRTAKKEVAALERRIGKVQGEVDAARAALAEHDHADYEGLAARMARITAAETDVAAMEERWFVLTEEIG, from the coding sequence ATGGCGCATCTTCTCGGGGGCGAATCCCTGCATCTGGAGTATCCGACGAAGGTCGTGTTCGACTCCGTCACCCTCGGCATCGCGGAGGGCGACCGCATCGGCATCGTCGGGCGCAACGGCGACGGGAAGTCCACGCTCCTCGGCATGCTCGCCGGGCTCGTCGAGCCCGACGGCGGCCGCGTCACGGTGCGGGGCGGCGTGCGGGTCGGCGTCCTCGACCAGGCCGACACCCTCGCCGACGACGACACGATCCGCTCGGCCGTCGTGGGCGACCGCCCGGAGCACGAGTGGGCCGGCGACGCCCGCACGCGTGATGTGCTGGCCGGGCTCCTCGGAGACCTTCCGTGGGAGTCGAGGCTCGGCGACCTCTCCGGCGGACAGCGCCGCCGCGTCGCCCTCGCGCATCTGCTCGCGCAGGACTGGGACGTCATGTTCCTCGACGAGCCCACGAACCACCTCGACGTCGAGGCCATCACCTGGCTCGCCGGCCACCTCAAGCGACGCTGGCCCGCCGGTTCGGGCGGCCTCCTGGTCGTGACGCACGACCGGTGGTTCCTCGACGAGGTCTGCACCATGACGTGGGAGGTGCACGACCGCATCGTCGAGGCTTTCGAGGGCGGCTACGCCGCGTACATCCTGCAGCGCGTCGAGCGCGACCGCATGGCGGCCTCGTCCGAGGCGCGACGGCAGAACCTCGCCCGCAAGGAGCTGGCGTGGCTCCGCCGCGGGGCGCCGGCACGCACCTCCAAGCCCCGCTTCCGCATCGACGCCGCGAACGCGCTCATCGAGGACGTGCCCGAGATCCGCGACAAGACGGCGCTGCAGTCCCTCGCCCTGTCCCGCCTCGGCAAAGACGTCGTCGACCTCCTCGACGCCGGCGTCAGCTACGGCGACCACACCGTCCTGCGCGATGTCGAGTGGCGCATCGCCCCCGGGGAGCGCACCGGCATCCTCGGCGTCAACGGCGCGGGCAAGTCCACGCTCCTCGGCCTGGTGGCCGGTTCGCTCGCTCCCACCGAGGGCCGCGTGAAGCGCGGCAAGACCGTCAAGGTGGCGACCCTGACGCAGCGCCTGGACGAGCTCGAGGCGCACCTGAACGACCCCGTGCGCGTCGTGCTGGAGCGCCTGCGCACCAGCTACTCGTTCGGCACGGGCTCGAAGACGCAGGAACTCACGCCCGGCCAGCTTCTGGAGCGCCTCGGCTTCTCCTCGGCGCAGCTCTCCACGCCGGTCAAGGACCTCTCGGGCGGGCAGAAGCGCCGCCTGCAGCTGCTGCTCATCCTGCTCGAGCAGCCCAATGTGCTGATCCTCGACGAGCCGACGAACGACCTCGACACCGACATGCTCGCGGCGATGGAGGACCTGCTCGACTCCTGGCCCGGCACGCTCATCGTCGTCTCGCACGACCGCTACTTCCTCGAGCGCGTGACCGACAACCAGTTCGCGATCCTCGACGCCCGGCTGCGGCACCTGCCCGGCGGCGTCGACGAGTACCTGCGCCTCCGCGCGCTGCAGGATGCCGCGCCGACGTCTTCCGCCGGATCGGCCGCGGCAGGCCCCGCCTCCGGACTCTCGGGTGCCGACCTGCGCACCGCGAAGAAGGAGGTCGCCGCGCTCGAGCGGCGCATCGGCAAGGTGCAGGGCGAGGTGGACGCCGCGCGCGCCGCGCTCGCGGAGCACGACCACGCCGACTACGAGGGGCTCGCGGCGCGGATGGCCCGCATCACGGCCGCCGAGACGGACGTCGCGGCCATGGAGGAGCGCTGGTTCGTTCTGACGGAGGAGATCGGCTGA